A DNA window from Porphyromonas gingivalis ATCC 33277 contains the following coding sequences:
- a CDS encoding TolB-like 6-bladed beta-propeller domain-containing protein has translation MEELVTAEDFTMGSLEGGVKFVLPDSLFTAYALDDVGDYLLAMVPDRPYHYYLLDKADLSIVTGLCPQGEGPEEYLSPSVTYNADENTLTLMERDRSRLSIIDIAASAAQKETVVKAQTSFAKTGKAVFRVFGTRSPYPAYILEGMTFGLYSLMPDKQLQETDLLLTPVKLPESLQRASLYMTQTTHVYSSIKHTLFAANLYFPRIDLIDTESRGVRNFYLNSKIEPEKAAEGDRVSYVWGIAGTERYVYVGSTNRPNAMMGDWEQKEIYVFDWEGRPVKRYKLPRSGSSFTVDNQDSKLYVLIQNEEGTEVYRYDIK, from the coding sequence ATGGAGGAATTAGTTACTGCCGAGGACTTCACTATGGGAAGCCTTGAAGGAGGGGTAAAATTTGTATTGCCGGATTCTTTGTTTACCGCCTATGCATTGGATGATGTGGGCGATTATTTGCTTGCTATGGTGCCGGACAGGCCTTATCACTATTATCTACTTGATAAGGCTGATCTCTCTATCGTGACAGGATTGTGCCCACAGGGAGAAGGGCCGGAAGAGTATTTGTCTCCCAGTGTCACTTACAATGCGGACGAGAATACACTGACTCTGATGGAACGAGATAGATCGAGACTCTCCATAATAGATATTGCTGCCAGTGCAGCTCAGAAAGAGACTGTCGTGAAAGCGCAAACGAGTTTTGCGAAAACAGGGAAAGCCGTATTTCGTGTATTTGGCACACGTTCGCCCTATCCAGCTTATATCTTGGAAGGGATGACGTTCGGGCTGTATTCGCTTATGCCGGACAAGCAGTTGCAAGAGACCGATCTGTTATTGACGCCTGTGAAGTTACCCGAATCTCTCCAGAGGGCATCGCTTTATATGACGCAAACTACACATGTTTATAGTAGCATTAAGCATACCTTGTTTGCTGCCAACCTCTACTTCCCCCGTATAGATCTGATCGATACGGAAAGCCGTGGGGTCCGCAACTTTTATCTTAACAGCAAAATTGAACCGGAGAAAGCCGCAGAAGGAGATAGGGTTTCCTATGTATGGGGAATAGCAGGAACAGAACGATACGTGTATGTGGGTAGCACTAATCGCCCAAATGCGATGATGGGGGATTGGGAGCAAAAAGAAATCTACGTATTCGATTGGGAAGGACGCCCCGTGAAGCGATATAAGCTTCCACGATCGGGTAGTTCTTTTACTGTCGACAATCAAGATAGCAAGCTCTATGTACTGATTCAGAACGAAGAGGGAACAGAGGTCTACAGATACGACATCAAATAA
- a CDS encoding efflux RND transporter periplasmic adaptor subunit has translation MQLSGYRVVWLPFIFLMALSVVGCNSGKKKTADTSSGEDMELFTSGGDTIDVQIAELKLGPFDRQIVSHGKLRAHETAVLQFEDSRQPLHRLYVRNGQHVVQGQKIAAIDDRRALLEVQKSEDEFKQRELDLQDVLVGMGYSPHDKSDIPADKLALACIKSGYNIAESNYKQAQLRLKHVCLTAPISGVVADLHAQEHTIPESGKPLCRIIGDSGFEVVFEVLESELSAIRTGERVEIRPVALRDVTTEGVLQEINPSVDDRGMVQVSAGLRNPSKNLFHGMNVEVRINQRMEERMVIPKSAVVLRSDKPVVFSVRNGTAAWNYVDIEAENAESYCIVSKTLKPGEMIVVDGNANLAHKTPVALRL, from the coding sequence ATGCAGCTATCCGGATACAGAGTAGTATGGTTGCCATTTATATTCTTGATGGCACTGAGCGTAGTAGGATGTAATAGTGGCAAGAAAAAGACTGCCGATACATCATCAGGTGAGGATATGGAACTATTCACCTCGGGTGGAGATACCATCGATGTGCAGATCGCCGAACTCAAGCTCGGGCCTTTCGACAGACAAATAGTGAGCCATGGAAAACTGCGTGCTCACGAAACAGCTGTCTTGCAGTTCGAGGACAGCCGGCAACCGCTCCATCGGCTCTATGTCCGCAACGGGCAGCATGTAGTGCAAGGGCAAAAAATAGCTGCCATCGACGATCGTAGAGCTTTGCTCGAGGTGCAAAAGAGTGAAGACGAATTCAAGCAACGCGAGCTGGATTTGCAGGATGTACTGGTCGGCATGGGTTATTCTCCCCATGACAAATCCGATATTCCTGCGGACAAATTGGCCCTGGCCTGCATCAAAAGCGGATACAACATAGCCGAAAGCAACTACAAACAAGCCCAACTCCGACTAAAGCATGTATGTCTGACTGCACCCATCAGCGGTGTGGTCGCCGATCTGCATGCACAGGAGCATACCATACCCGAATCCGGCAAACCCCTCTGTCGCATCATCGGAGACAGTGGTTTCGAGGTAGTCTTCGAGGTGTTGGAGAGCGAGCTTAGTGCCATCCGAACAGGCGAACGAGTGGAAATCCGTCCCGTAGCTTTGAGGGACGTAACGACCGAAGGCGTTTTACAAGAGATCAATCCCTCCGTAGACGATCGTGGTATGGTACAGGTATCCGCCGGCCTGCGGAATCCTTCCAAGAACCTTTTCCACGGTATGAATGTAGAAGTACGGATCAATCAGCGTATGGAGGAGCGTATGGTAATTCCTAAAAGTGCCGTGGTACTCCGTTCGGACAAGCCGGTAGTATTTTCCGTTCGTAATGGTACTGCCGCATGGAACTATGTGGATATAGAAGCTGAGAATGCCGAGAGTTATTGTATCGTGAGCAAGACGCTCAAGCCGGGTGAGATGATAGTTGTAGACGGCAACGCCAATCTGGCACACAAGACTCCTGTGGCACTCCGCCTATAG
- a CDS encoding efflux RND transporter permease subunit, with amino-acid sequence MIRFLVRHPVSVIMSFLLCFILGVAAYFFLPVSLLPDIAIPEITVRIDSPGHSAREIEDAAVSPLRNRLLQVGGLSDIRSVSRDDHAFIRLRMNYGVDTDLALIEVNEKVDAAMGALGNRIKRPVVLKENASDIPVFYLNISLRDDADEEVGFQQLSEFVEEVVRHRLEQLPEVAMTDMTGTVSRELRIIPDRPKLLSLGFTLSDIEGAIRGGNFSAAQMQIEDRQLVFRVNLNNKLGSIDDIRTLYVHHGDRFVPLHMLADIREEVAQPRGYSIIDGRRAISLAVIKQSDASMQSLRKAVSVLTGELQAEHPDIVFDINRNQTELLDYTISNLSGSLLIGFFLVCAVTLLFMGDFRSSTVIGINMFVALVCSLFFLYLFGRTLNIISLSGLIMALGLMIDNSIVVTDTITYYRRTGLPTEDACVKGTKEVITPLLSSGLTTIAIFLPLVFLSGVAGVLFLDEAIAVSIGLFTSYITAIILLPVNYKLFYPLGYRDREETLLYRITTASNTGLNRFYDSGHSFFQRHSTIPLILFVVAIPLCAGLFLLIKKKQMPALPHTETTATIDWGEPVSAQLNRQRSEELLARMQPFLRQGAAYAGEQQFLFNGSQDIADTETVLHLKAEDEKGIEQAGAELRKHIGGKYPKAQLEITPAASIFDHIFDTREPELLARLYPASKEELTVEKVQQLTRSIGSATKESAAPIRITDQIDLSIDMRLLHLYGIDMSSVKQALQTAFHQNEIIELAASKQHLPVILTDKSQSIEDILRMTFVQGFSPDKTSESSIPLASLMTVHRSKGLKEIAGGKGGEYLPLAYETPNAPEKIMQQTRDIIDKEKGWHVDFAGSFFSNRQMIRELSFVLLLSLLLMYFILAAQFESLLQPVIVLMEIPIDIALTLLVLILTGNTLNLMSAIGIVVACGIIVNDSVLKLDMINNLRRQGMPLKEAIHTAGVRRLRSIVMTSLTTIIALVPTLFASDFGSSLQKPLVIALISAMFFGTLVSLFVIPHIYAFIYSKRSHEISEER; translated from the coding sequence GTGATACGCTTTTTGGTCAGGCATCCGGTTTCCGTCATCATGTCCTTCCTCCTATGTTTCATATTAGGAGTGGCGGCTTATTTCTTCTTGCCGGTTTCCCTACTTCCGGACATTGCTATTCCGGAGATAACGGTCAGGATCGACAGCCCGGGACATTCGGCAAGAGAGATAGAAGACGCAGCAGTCAGTCCCCTACGCAACCGCCTGCTCCAAGTGGGTGGGCTGTCGGACATCAGAAGCGTAAGCAGGGATGACCATGCCTTCATTCGCTTAAGGATGAATTACGGAGTGGATACGGATCTTGCCCTGATCGAAGTGAACGAGAAAGTGGATGCAGCCATGGGGGCACTCGGCAACAGGATCAAGCGTCCCGTTGTGCTCAAAGAAAATGCCTCGGACATTCCCGTTTTCTACTTGAATATATCCTTGCGCGATGACGCTGACGAAGAAGTCGGATTCCAACAGCTAAGCGAATTCGTAGAAGAAGTGGTTCGCCACCGTTTGGAGCAACTCCCCGAAGTAGCCATGACGGATATGACCGGCACCGTAAGCAGAGAACTGAGGATCATCCCGGATCGTCCGAAACTGCTTTCTCTCGGCTTTACCCTTAGCGATATAGAGGGGGCTATAAGAGGAGGCAATTTCTCTGCCGCGCAGATGCAAATAGAGGACAGGCAACTGGTCTTCAGAGTGAATCTGAACAACAAACTCGGCAGTATCGATGACATACGTACACTATACGTTCATCATGGCGATCGCTTTGTGCCGCTGCACATGTTGGCAGACATCCGCGAAGAGGTAGCCCAACCCCGCGGCTACTCCATCATAGACGGTCGGCGTGCTATTTCCCTTGCGGTGATCAAGCAGTCCGATGCTTCGATGCAGAGTTTACGCAAAGCCGTATCGGTATTGACAGGTGAGTTGCAGGCGGAGCATCCCGATATAGTATTCGACATCAATCGCAACCAGACGGAACTGTTGGATTATACGATTTCCAATCTGTCCGGCAGTCTGCTGATCGGCTTCTTCCTTGTCTGTGCAGTGACGCTCCTGTTCATGGGGGATTTTCGCTCCTCGACGGTGATAGGCATCAATATGTTTGTCGCACTGGTTTGCAGCCTGTTCTTCCTGTATCTCTTCGGCCGAACACTGAATATCATTTCCCTGTCGGGGCTGATCATGGCATTGGGACTGATGATAGACAACAGTATAGTCGTCACCGATACGATCACCTATTACCGCCGAACGGGATTGCCTACCGAAGATGCCTGCGTGAAAGGGACAAAAGAGGTGATCACCCCGCTCCTCAGTTCGGGACTCACCACCATAGCGATTTTCCTCCCCCTTGTTTTTCTTAGCGGAGTGGCCGGCGTGTTGTTTCTGGACGAAGCCATAGCTGTTTCCATCGGGCTGTTCACTTCGTACATAACAGCTATCATCCTCTTGCCGGTCAATTACAAACTGTTCTATCCCCTCGGCTATCGTGACAGAGAGGAGACATTGTTGTATCGTATAACGACTGCATCCAACACGGGTCTCAATCGATTCTACGATTCGGGGCACTCCTTTTTTCAGAGGCACAGCACTATACCGTTGATCCTGTTCGTAGTAGCCATACCCCTCTGCGCCGGACTTTTCCTTTTGATCAAAAAGAAACAAATGCCGGCACTCCCTCACACAGAAACAACGGCTACCATCGACTGGGGAGAACCCGTAAGCGCGCAGCTGAACAGGCAGCGTAGCGAGGAACTGCTTGCCCGGATGCAACCATTTCTGCGTCAAGGTGCTGCCTATGCAGGGGAGCAACAGTTTCTATTCAATGGTAGCCAGGACATCGCAGATACCGAAACAGTACTTCATCTCAAGGCAGAGGACGAAAAAGGTATCGAGCAGGCAGGAGCAGAACTGCGCAAGCATATCGGCGGTAAATATCCCAAGGCGCAGTTGGAGATAACCCCTGCGGCATCCATATTCGACCACATCTTCGATACTCGCGAACCTGAACTGCTTGCACGCCTTTACCCTGCTTCGAAAGAGGAACTGACTGTCGAGAAGGTGCAGCAGCTCACCCGATCGATAGGTTCAGCCACAAAGGAATCGGCTGCACCCATCCGCATAACCGATCAAATAGATCTGTCCATCGACATGCGTCTGCTACACCTCTACGGTATAGATATGTCATCTGTGAAGCAAGCTTTGCAGACGGCTTTTCACCAAAATGAAATCATCGAACTGGCGGCTTCCAAGCAGCATCTGCCCGTCATCCTGACAGACAAATCGCAATCCATAGAGGATATTTTGCGAATGACCTTCGTTCAGGGTTTTTCTCCCGATAAGACAAGCGAGTCCTCCATCCCCCTTGCTTCTCTAATGACCGTACACCGGAGCAAAGGGCTGAAAGAGATTGCAGGAGGCAAGGGCGGTGAATATCTGCCATTGGCCTATGAGACTCCGAACGCTCCGGAGAAAATTATGCAGCAAACCCGAGACATCATCGATAAGGAGAAAGGCTGGCATGTAGACTTCGCAGGATCATTTTTCAGCAATAGGCAAATGATTCGAGAGCTGAGCTTCGTTTTGTTGCTCTCACTACTGCTCATGTACTTCATTTTGGCTGCTCAGTTTGAAAGTTTGCTACAGCCTGTAATCGTTCTTATGGAGATACCGATCGATATAGCCCTTACCCTGCTTGTCCTTATACTCACGGGCAATACGCTCAATCTCATGAGTGCCATCGGTATAGTGGTCGCATGCGGGATCATCGTCAATGACTCTGTTTTGAAACTGGACATGATCAATAATCTGAGACGACAGGGTATGCCCCTCAAAGAAGCCATCCATACGGCAGGAGTGAGACGGCTCCGCTCCATCGTCATGACCAGCTTGACCACAATCATTGCCTTGGTGCCCACACTCTTCGCTTCGGACTTCGGCTCTTCGTTACAGAAACCTCTGGTCATCGCTCTTATCAGTGCCATGTTTTTCGGCACTCTCGTCAGTCTTTTTGTAATTCCGCATATTTATGCTTTCATCTATAGCAAACGTTCGCATGAGATCAGTGAAGAAAGGTAA
- a CDS encoding TolC family protein has translation MRSVKKGKFSLLFLLFCTPLLAWGQRSGVLQASIDDIVTMSRHNTPGEQQARNRFLSEYWTYRQFLANRKPRVSFESVPVSYSRSYIKRYNSALNIDEYRPSTTWNSSVGINLEQNIDFLGGTFSLSSDLSYMKNIGDPGYKQYNAVPVAIRYSQNLLGYNEFKWEKKLAPLRYKEADKTFVKTLEENTYKVLAAYFDVAMAKEEYAMAMENVSNSDTLYRLGEKRFAIASISKSDLLALKLDKLNAGNSLLHARTALRKSYSSLINLLGLPEDTEIDPMLPTSVPELRISREQAIESARKNNPELLQATNNLIQREQSVTKASLERWFSVDLSAGIGFNQVSEAFAGVYKHPLRQDMVSISLSIPLIDWGMKRGRYNMAKSNYRVALSDMRLKETDLFRDIAITIDEIEMETDLFKAAEEAMQLAKESYTYARERFVLGKGSLNDMLLARSRNAEARKNAILSMKNFWLSYYKLRMLTLYDFIDGLDLTAPISEE, from the coding sequence ATGAGATCAGTGAAGAAAGGTAAGTTCTCTCTTCTATTCCTGTTGTTTTGTACTCCGCTCTTGGCTTGGGGACAGAGGTCGGGTGTACTACAAGCAAGCATAGATGACATAGTGACAATGAGCCGACACAATACCCCCGGGGAGCAGCAAGCTCGCAACCGGTTTCTGTCCGAATACTGGACATACCGTCAATTTCTCGCCAACCGAAAGCCACGAGTTTCTTTCGAATCCGTACCTGTCTCTTACAGCAGGAGCTACATCAAACGGTACAACTCTGCATTGAATATAGACGAATACCGCCCATCCACCACTTGGAACTCTTCGGTAGGGATCAATTTGGAGCAAAACATAGACTTCCTTGGCGGTACTTTCTCTCTCAGTAGCGATTTATCCTATATGAAGAATATAGGAGACCCCGGCTACAAACAATACAATGCCGTGCCGGTAGCTATCAGATACAGCCAAAACCTATTGGGATATAACGAATTCAAGTGGGAGAAAAAACTGGCTCCGCTGCGCTACAAAGAAGCCGACAAAACCTTTGTCAAAACGCTGGAAGAGAACACCTACAAGGTACTGGCTGCCTACTTCGACGTAGCCATGGCAAAAGAAGAATATGCCATGGCTATGGAAAACGTGAGTAATAGCGATACGCTTTACAGACTGGGAGAAAAGCGTTTTGCCATAGCCTCCATTTCCAAATCGGACTTGCTGGCTCTCAAACTGGACAAACTCAATGCCGGCAACAGCCTGCTACATGCCCGAACGGCGCTCAGAAAGAGCTATTCTTCTCTGATCAATCTATTGGGGCTACCCGAGGATACCGAAATAGATCCGATGTTGCCCACATCCGTACCCGAACTCAGGATCTCGCGAGAGCAGGCAATCGAATCGGCACGCAAGAACAATCCGGAGCTATTGCAGGCCACCAATAATCTGATCCAGCGTGAACAATCGGTGACAAAAGCATCATTGGAGCGGTGGTTCAGTGTAGACCTATCGGCCGGTATCGGCTTCAATCAGGTGTCGGAAGCCTTCGCCGGTGTCTACAAACATCCGTTGCGACAAGACATGGTCTCCATATCTCTGAGTATTCCGCTCATCGACTGGGGCATGAAAAGAGGGAGATACAATATGGCAAAAAGCAACTACCGCGTAGCTCTATCCGACATGCGATTGAAAGAAACAGATCTCTTTCGCGATATTGCCATTACCATCGACGAGATCGAAATGGAAACCGACCTATTCAAAGCGGCAGAAGAGGCTATGCAGCTGGCCAAGGAGTCGTACACCTATGCCAGAGAACGATTTGTCCTTGGCAAAGGAAGCCTGAACGATATGCTCTTGGCGCGAAGCAGAAATGCCGAGGCTCGCAAAAATGCGATTCTATCGATGAAAAACTTCTGGCTCAGCTACTACAAGCTGAGGATGCTGACGCTGTATGACTTCATTGACGGACTGGATTTGACTGCCCCCATATCGGAAGAGTAG
- a CDS encoding efflux RND transporter permease subunit yields the protein MKESARKTSSFTVIVVFVCLTLTGLALGNLLPVKLHPDHSMPELTISFSMPKASASLVESELSSPLEKVLSGIAGLTGITSHSSDGMGVIRLSFDKYVDIERARFEASTRIRLIRSELPHTAGYPTIRTGRTSDQDAKTVLSYSIGAPHASSDIETEVERHILPLLREVDDIGDIILTGGRKQEYLLAYDPEQIRILGISPDDIATAIGSHFRNDFIGLAGIPDSVGGENHIRIRLSEEANNVFDLSRIFIPAKDKSLIPISRLLTIRQKEIPRREYYRVNGLNSIYLRVLSSSSANQIALSKQIGRIMDDVGRELPEGYRITKLFDSAESISLELNNILVRSGITILLLLLFTLITTRNVRYMATVTISLIANVAIAFAFYYLFGLEIQLYTLAAITISLSFIIDNSIVMIEHLLRRGDRSAITAILAATLTTVSAMIIVFFLPEAQQKNLGDFARVIIINLCVSIIVALFLVPSLFERLSFSSRRTGRSPHKMVVTIRLLSFYSTLSSFLYRRRRWVFIGFAFLFGLPLFLLPKEIEGDTDLARLYNNTIGSTAYRKIRPYTDVALGGTLRPFLMQISSGSEKKWEKPVIHVNVQMPVGSTADATNEYVTKLERFLAQAKGISYFETSVTGERAASIGIHFKDSHARGNYPYDLHQGLVGRILSIGGGYCRTYGLENVSFSNIREKEYGSNAIKLTGYNYDALLAQARLEAIRLSAKAAIRNVSIASNRYSLSEEQELHLSPYEGSHAFLGISPHDLVAAVNEQSRTEQPLPEIIIDGQPVQLAMAARTHHAGSKWMLENSPLYVGGKTIKLKDYGEMQVVLQPQAIVRENKNYVLYVLYNHMGTIRQSQAFIEKEIQRLNAELPIGYKAMEPEYKEWENERGKLVWALIGIIVLIFFITSILFDSLYYTWVVLSIIPISFIGIFIVFSVFRLPFEEGGFAAMILLCGITVNASIYLINDYLHRRRKHPSISPLDAYRRAVHNKTFAILLTVISTVLGFVPFVVDKGASLFWHSLSMGVIFGLLFSTLMLFLILPCFLGRD from the coding sequence ATGAAAGAGTCTGCACGCAAAACCTCTTCATTCACCGTCATAGTCGTCTTCGTGTGCTTGACTTTGACAGGACTGGCGTTGGGCAACCTGCTCCCTGTCAAACTCCATCCGGATCATAGTATGCCGGAGCTAACGATCTCTTTCAGTATGCCGAAAGCATCGGCTTCTCTGGTGGAGTCCGAACTTTCCTCTCCTCTTGAAAAGGTTTTGTCCGGTATTGCCGGCCTTACGGGCATAACCTCCCATTCGAGCGATGGGATGGGGGTGATACGATTGAGTTTCGACAAATATGTGGATATTGAGAGAGCACGCTTCGAAGCCTCTACCCGTATCCGTTTGATCCGGTCCGAATTGCCTCATACAGCCGGCTATCCTACGATTCGCACGGGGCGCACCTCCGACCAAGATGCCAAAACTGTTCTATCCTATTCCATAGGCGCACCCCATGCCTCCTCGGATATTGAGACAGAAGTGGAGAGACACATACTTCCTCTGCTAAGGGAAGTAGATGATATAGGCGACATCATTCTAACCGGCGGTCGGAAACAAGAATACCTTTTGGCCTACGATCCCGAACAAATCAGAATCTTAGGGATCAGTCCGGATGACATAGCTACGGCTATTGGCTCGCACTTTCGGAACGATTTCATCGGTTTGGCCGGAATACCCGACTCCGTCGGGGGAGAGAACCATATCCGCATTCGCCTGTCGGAAGAGGCAAACAATGTTTTCGATCTCTCCCGTATTTTCATCCCTGCCAAGGACAAATCTCTGATTCCGATCAGTCGGCTGCTGACGATAAGACAGAAGGAGATCCCCCGACGGGAATACTACAGAGTGAACGGACTGAACAGTATCTATCTTCGAGTCTTATCTTCTTCGTCTGCCAATCAGATAGCCCTCTCCAAGCAAATAGGCCGAATCATGGATGATGTAGGAAGGGAACTTCCTGAGGGTTATCGAATAACCAAACTCTTCGATTCGGCCGAGAGCATCAGCCTCGAACTGAACAATATATTGGTGCGATCCGGAATCACCATCCTCCTCCTACTGCTGTTCACACTGATCACCACGCGTAACGTGCGCTATATGGCTACGGTGACCATCAGCCTTATTGCCAACGTAGCCATAGCCTTTGCTTTCTATTACCTTTTCGGCTTGGAAATACAGCTATATACGCTTGCCGCCATTACGATCTCTTTGAGTTTTATCATAGACAATAGCATTGTCATGATCGAACATCTCCTTCGACGAGGCGACAGGTCGGCCATCACAGCCATATTGGCGGCTACGCTTACTACCGTCTCGGCTATGATTATCGTCTTCTTCCTGCCCGAAGCACAGCAGAAGAACCTCGGAGATTTTGCCCGCGTTATTATCATTAACCTTTGTGTATCCATCATCGTAGCACTCTTCCTCGTTCCGTCCCTGTTCGAACGCCTCTCCTTCTCTTCCCGACGGACAGGCCGCTCCCCACACAAGATGGTCGTAACTATTCGTTTACTCTCCTTTTACAGCACTCTCTCCTCTTTCTTGTATCGACGTAGAAGATGGGTTTTCATCGGATTTGCCTTCCTCTTCGGTCTTCCCCTTTTCCTGCTTCCGAAAGAAATAGAGGGCGATACGGACTTAGCCCGACTATACAACAATACGATAGGCTCTACTGCTTACAGGAAAATCCGCCCCTATACCGATGTTGCATTAGGGGGAACCCTCCGCCCTTTCCTCATGCAAATATCCTCCGGATCGGAAAAGAAATGGGAGAAGCCCGTGATCCATGTAAATGTGCAAATGCCGGTAGGCAGTACCGCCGATGCTACGAACGAATATGTGACCAAGCTGGAACGATTCCTCGCTCAAGCCAAGGGGATTTCTTACTTCGAAACCTCGGTGACAGGGGAGAGAGCGGCATCGATCGGCATCCATTTCAAAGACAGCCATGCCCGAGGCAATTATCCTTACGATCTGCACCAGGGGCTCGTCGGTCGAATATTGAGTATCGGGGGTGGTTATTGCAGGACGTATGGCCTGGAAAATGTGTCTTTCAGCAACATCCGTGAGAAAGAATACGGCTCGAATGCTATCAAACTCACGGGGTACAACTATGATGCACTGCTCGCTCAGGCACGACTCGAAGCTATACGGCTGTCCGCCAAAGCTGCAATACGCAATGTCAGCATTGCATCGAACCGATACTCTCTGTCCGAAGAACAGGAGTTACACCTCAGCCCCTATGAGGGGAGTCATGCGTTCCTCGGCATCAGTCCGCACGACTTGGTGGCGGCCGTCAATGAACAGAGCCGAACGGAACAGCCTCTGCCGGAAATCATCATTGACGGGCAGCCTGTACAGTTAGCCATGGCAGCACGAACTCACCATGCCGGCAGCAAATGGATGTTGGAGAATAGCCCCTTATATGTCGGGGGCAAAACGATAAAGCTCAAAGATTATGGCGAGATGCAAGTCGTACTACAACCGCAAGCCATCGTGAGGGAAAATAAGAACTACGTCCTGTACGTCTTGTACAATCACATGGGTACGATCAGACAATCGCAGGCTTTCATCGAGAAGGAAATACAACGACTCAATGCCGAACTACCCATAGGGTACAAGGCGATGGAGCCGGAATACAAAGAATGGGAGAATGAGAGAGGCAAGTTGGTCTGGGCATTGATCGGCATCATCGTGCTGATTTTCTTCATCACGAGTATTCTGTTCGACTCTTTGTACTACACCTGGGTCGTACTCAGCATCATCCCTATTTCATTCATAGGTATCTTCATCGTTTTCTCGGTCTTTCGGCTTCCCTTCGAGGAGGGTGGTTTCGCTGCCATGATCCTCCTCTGCGGGATAACGGTGAATGCATCCATTTATCTGATCAATGACTATTTGCACCGGCGTCGAAAGCATCCTTCCATCAGTCCCCTCGATGCCTACAGACGTGCCGTGCACAACAAAACATTCGCCATATTACTGACAGTGATATCCACCGTTCTCGGCTTCGTCCCATTCGTCGTCGATAAGGGAGCTTCGCTCTTTTGGCACTCGCTTTCGATGGGAGTGATATTCGGATTGCTCTTCTCTACGCTGATGCTCTTCCTGATCCTGCCCTGTTTCTTAGGTCGGGATTGA
- a CDS encoding alpha/beta hydrolase: MKKRILQIIILLSVSIVQGFAAGVERLSVPSASMNKEIPVLVVLPDIALASEGGDCPVVYLLHGYGGNAETWLTVKPDLPQIADQKGIIFVCPDAQNSWYWDSPVDSAFRYETFVASELVGYIDLHYKTIAERKGRAIAGLSMGGHGALWIAFRHQDAFGACGSMSGCADIRPFPNNWEISRRLGSFAENPKLWDEYTVINNLDSLRGAALAILIDCGVEDFFLDVNKELHASLLARQIDHDFTIRPGGHNRAYWHNAIDYQILFFEKYFRRHIESQVE, translated from the coding sequence ATGAAAAAAAGAATACTACAGATCATCATACTGCTATCGGTATCGATCGTTCAGGGATTTGCTGCCGGTGTGGAAAGACTGTCGGTGCCAAGCGCGTCGATGAATAAGGAGATCCCTGTACTCGTAGTGCTTCCGGATATAGCCTTGGCGAGCGAGGGCGGAGATTGCCCCGTGGTGTACCTGCTGCATGGCTATGGCGGAAATGCCGAAACATGGCTAACCGTTAAGCCGGACCTCCCGCAGATAGCAGATCAAAAAGGGATCATCTTCGTTTGTCCCGATGCACAGAATAGCTGGTATTGGGATAGTCCGGTCGATTCGGCCTTTCGCTACGAGACGTTTGTCGCTTCCGAGTTGGTCGGATATATAGACTTGCACTACAAAACCATTGCAGAGAGAAAGGGGCGAGCTATCGCCGGACTCAGCATGGGTGGGCACGGCGCCTTATGGATCGCCTTTCGGCATCAGGACGCGTTCGGAGCCTGTGGGAGCATGAGCGGTTGTGCGGATATTCGTCCCTTTCCGAACAACTGGGAGATAAGCAGACGGCTTGGCTCTTTCGCCGAGAATCCGAAGCTATGGGACGAGTACACTGTGATCAACAACCTCGACAGCTTGAGAGGGGCCGCACTTGCTATCCTAATAGATTGCGGAGTGGAGGATTTCTTTCTGGATGTCAACAAAGAGCTGCATGCCTCACTTCTGGCAAGGCAAATCGATCATGATTTTACCATCCGCCCGGGAGGGCACAACAGAGCTTATTGGCACAATGCCATAGATTATCAGATCTTATTTTTCGAAAAATACTTCCGCCGGCACATCGAATCTCAGGTAGAATAA